From Anolis carolinensis isolate JA03-04 unplaced genomic scaffold, rAnoCar3.1.pri scaffold_8, whole genome shotgun sequence, a single genomic window includes:
- the reep4 gene encoding receptor expression-enhancing protein 4 isoform X1 has product MEALKAKAVRQAKRYGLWLLAGLYRCWPAFLTPPLRYRLVFGMLYPAYASYKAVKTKNIREYVRWMMYWIVFALFMATETVADTFVSWFPFYYEIKMAFVVWLLSPYTRGASLLYRKFIHPTLSRKEKEIDQLILQAKERSYETLVSFGKKSLNVAATAAVQAAHKSQGALTGRLRSFSMQDLRSIPDAAPVHYSDPLYLEEDQLRRRPIGWRAAPQPQGSDSNEEDCWSDSGLSAGPRLQSKEPGLPKPLARSQSLRVVKKKPPTKEGSVRLVRSRPRKKVVDQEN; this is encoded by the exons ATGGAAGCCCTGAAGGCCAAGGCGGTGCGCCAGGCCAAGAGGTACGgcctctggctcctggctggacTGTACCGCTGCTGGCCCGCTTTCCTGACCCCGCCGTTGCGTTACAGGCTCGTCTTTGGGATGCTCTACCCGGCCTACGCCTCCTACAAGGCTGTGAAGACAAAGAACATCCGGGAATAC GTGCGATGGATGATGTACTGGATCGTGTTCGCCCTTTTTATGGCCACTGAGACGGTTGCAGACACCTTTGTTTCCTG GTTCCCCTTCTACTACGAGATcaagatggcctttgtggtgtgGCTCCTGTCTCCTTACACCCGGGGAGCCAGCCTGCTCTATCGCAAGTTCATCCACCCCACGCTCTCCCGCAAGGAGAAG GAAATTGACCAGTTAATCCTCCAGGCCAAAGAGCGCAGCTACGAGACCCTTGTGAGCTTCGGGAAGAAGAGCCTCAACGTGGCTGCCACGGCTGCCGTACAGGCCGCCCACAAG AGCCAAGGAGCCCTGACCGGACGCCTGCGCAGCTTCAGCATGCAGGACCTGCGCTCCATTCCTGACGCTGCGCCCGTCCATTACTCCGACCCGCTCTACCTGGAGGAGGACCAGCTCCGGCGACGGCCGATTG GATGGAGGGCTGCTCCCCAGCCGCAGGGCTCTGATAGCAATGAGGAGGACTGTTGGTCAGACTCGGGCCTCTCCGCCGGCCCCCGGCTACAGAGCAAGGAGCCTGGGCTGCCAAAACCACTGGCCAGGAGCCAAAGCCTCCGCGTCGTGAAGAAGAAGCCCCCCACCAAAGAG GGCTCCGTGCGGTTGGTGCGCAGCCGCCCCAGGAAGAAGGTGGTCGACCAGGAGAACTAG
- the reep4 gene encoding receptor expression-enhancing protein 4 isoform X2, with protein sequence MVSWLLCRVVVLVFGMLYPAYASYKAVKTKNIREYVRWMMYWIVFALFMATETVADTFVSWFPFYYEIKMAFVVWLLSPYTRGASLLYRKFIHPTLSRKEKEIDQLILQAKERSYETLVSFGKKSLNVAATAAVQAAHKSQGALTGRLRSFSMQDLRSIPDAAPVHYSDPLYLEEDQLRRRPIGWRAAPQPQGSDSNEEDCWSDSGLSAGPRLQSKEPGLPKPLARSQSLRVVKKKPPTKEGSVRLVRSRPRKKVVDQEN encoded by the exons ATGGTTTCGTGGCTCCTCTGCCGCGTCGTCGT GCTCGTCTTTGGGATGCTCTACCCGGCCTACGCCTCCTACAAGGCTGTGAAGACAAAGAACATCCGGGAATAC GTGCGATGGATGATGTACTGGATCGTGTTCGCCCTTTTTATGGCCACTGAGACGGTTGCAGACACCTTTGTTTCCTG GTTCCCCTTCTACTACGAGATcaagatggcctttgtggtgtgGCTCCTGTCTCCTTACACCCGGGGAGCCAGCCTGCTCTATCGCAAGTTCATCCACCCCACGCTCTCCCGCAAGGAGAAG GAAATTGACCAGTTAATCCTCCAGGCCAAAGAGCGCAGCTACGAGACCCTTGTGAGCTTCGGGAAGAAGAGCCTCAACGTGGCTGCCACGGCTGCCGTACAGGCCGCCCACAAG AGCCAAGGAGCCCTGACCGGACGCCTGCGCAGCTTCAGCATGCAGGACCTGCGCTCCATTCCTGACGCTGCGCCCGTCCATTACTCCGACCCGCTCTACCTGGAGGAGGACCAGCTCCGGCGACGGCCGATTG GATGGAGGGCTGCTCCCCAGCCGCAGGGCTCTGATAGCAATGAGGAGGACTGTTGGTCAGACTCGGGCCTCTCCGCCGGCCCCCGGCTACAGAGCAAGGAGCCTGGGCTGCCAAAACCACTGGCCAGGAGCCAAAGCCTCCGCGTCGTGAAGAAGAAGCCCCCCACCAAAGAG GGCTCCGTGCGGTTGGTGCGCAGCCGCCCCAGGAAGAAGGTGGTCGACCAGGAGAACTAG